One Stenotrophomonas oahuensis genomic region harbors:
- a CDS encoding ComEA family DNA-binding protein: MSFAAWTAERININTADAAALEQGLTNVGPVKAQAIVTYRRQHGPFLRVEDLTRVKGIGTATVERNRQRMTVGTRQAPTAAPSRQDVPAPVPRR, encoded by the coding sequence TTGAGCTTCGCTGCCTGGACGGCAGAGCGGATCAACATCAATACCGCCGATGCGGCGGCGCTGGAACAGGGATTGACGAATGTCGGGCCGGTCAAGGCCCAGGCGATCGTCACATACCGGCGCCAACACGGTCCCTTCCTGCGGGTCGAGGATCTGACCCGGGTGAAGGGGATAGGGACAGCAACAGTCGAACGGAACCGACAGCGGATGACGGTGGGCACCAGGCAGGCACCCACAGCGGCACCGTCCAGGCAGGACGTGCCGGCACCCGTACCAAGGCGCTGA
- a CDS encoding L,D-transpeptidase — MIARRTFINASMGILALAAAPAWAAAPASTETPRGPTDLKPGEFLWHPEISPAGPIVLVVSLDEQRAYVYRNGIAIGLSTISSGKPGHETPTGVFTILQKDKDHKSNLYNSAPMPYMQRLTWDGIALHGGNLPGHPASHGCVRLPQAFAQKLFGETKRGDTVVVADAKSAPMSLAYPAVLAPVNSIGKPLPETTDAPDHYWNDAAAPSGQVGILVSLHDQRLYVLRDGVLIGESRLQAKALPAFEGTTLFVMQQGFAETPSPLDATQKLHRWTAYPLLGQSAGNASPDLLATPSLPMALPPAFAEQLYKALVPGTTLLVTSLPAVRPVADEQNLQPVLESDAGAPTL, encoded by the coding sequence ATGATTGCACGCCGCACGTTTATCAACGCCTCGATGGGAATTCTCGCGCTCGCCGCCGCACCGGCCTGGGCCGCTGCGCCGGCCTCCACTGAAACCCCGCGCGGCCCCACCGACCTCAAGCCCGGTGAGTTCCTCTGGCACCCCGAAATTTCCCCGGCCGGCCCGATCGTGCTGGTGGTCAGCCTCGATGAGCAGCGTGCCTACGTCTATCGCAACGGTATCGCCATTGGCCTGAGCACGATCAGCTCGGGCAAACCCGGCCATGAAACCCCGACCGGTGTATTCACCATTCTGCAGAAGGACAAGGACCACAAGTCCAACCTCTACAACAGTGCGCCGATGCCCTACATGCAGCGCCTGACCTGGGACGGCATCGCCCTGCATGGCGGCAACCTGCCCGGTCATCCGGCCTCGCACGGGTGCGTGCGCCTGCCGCAGGCATTCGCACAAAAGCTGTTCGGTGAAACCAAGCGCGGCGACACCGTGGTGGTGGCCGACGCCAAGAGCGCGCCGATGAGCCTGGCGTACCCGGCGGTGCTGGCACCGGTGAACAGCATCGGCAAGCCGTTGCCGGAAACCACCGATGCGCCGGATCACTACTGGAATGACGCGGCCGCGCCGAGTGGGCAGGTCGGCATTCTGGTCAGCCTGCACGACCAGCGCCTGTACGTGCTGCGCGATGGCGTGCTGATCGGTGAGTCGCGGCTGCAGGCCAAGGCGTTGCCTGCGTTCGAGGGCACCACGCTGTTCGTGATGCAGCAGGGCTTTGCGGAAACGCCCAGCCCGCTGGATGCCACCCAGAAACTGCACCGCTGGACTGCATACCCGCTGCTGGGCCAGAGCGCTGGCAATGCCAGCCCGGACCTGCTGGCCACGCCCAGCCTGCCGATGGCGCTGCCGCCGGCGTTTGCCGAGCAGCTGTACAAGGCGCTGGTGCCCGGGACCACGCTGCTGGTGACCAGCCTGCCGGCGGTGCGCCCGGTGGCGGATGAACAGAACCTGCAGCCGGTGTTGGAATCCGACGCGGGCGCGCCGACGTTGTAG